One window of the Archangium primigenium genome contains the following:
- a CDS encoding FAM210A/B-like domain-containing protein yields the protein MTPTPNEPSNRSLTLRERYERYMARFKEFIARYGRLAIVVHVVSCAVFFLCFMALIRAGFKIDSAEGSVGAFAGAYVIYKATQIPRAALTFVITPFIDRLIRRIRHQAPPPAP from the coding sequence GTGACACCGACTCCCAACGAGCCTTCCAACCGCAGCCTCACGCTCCGCGAGCGCTACGAGCGCTACATGGCGCGCTTCAAGGAATTCATCGCGCGCTACGGCAGGCTGGCCATCGTCGTGCACGTGGTGTCCTGCGCCGTGTTCTTCCTGTGCTTCATGGCGCTCATCCGCGCGGGCTTCAAGATCGACAGCGCCGAGGGCTCCGTGGGCGCGTTCGCGGGCGCCTACGTCATCTACAAGGCCACCCAGATTCCCCGCGCGGCCCTCACCTTCGTCATCACCCCCTTCATCGATCGGCTCATCCGCCGGATCCGGCACCAGGCACCGCCGCCCGCCCCGTGA
- the lspA gene encoding signal peptidase II: MPRKYLLLLTVALGVIVLDQWTKYLVVRELTTRFDDRPTLGERLSALYGEPPAPGLYNLHYRPKRAIEVLPEFFRLRYAENPGAAWGLFRTLPPNVRGPLFHVVSLAAVVFITWYFSKLGGKDPQERWALWGLPLVLGGAIGNYIDRIARAFVIDFLEAHWHDKVAWPSFNIADSAIVVGVGLLMVDAFVRKEEPKPKKDAPGAADARS, encoded by the coding sequence GTGCCCCGCAAATACCTCCTCCTCCTGACGGTGGCGCTCGGCGTCATCGTCCTCGATCAGTGGACGAAGTACCTCGTCGTGCGCGAGCTCACCACGCGCTTCGATGACCGCCCCACGCTGGGCGAGCGCCTGTCGGCCCTGTACGGCGAGCCGCCCGCGCCGGGCCTCTACAACCTGCACTACCGGCCCAAGCGCGCCATCGAGGTGCTGCCCGAGTTCTTCCGGCTGCGCTACGCGGAGAACCCGGGCGCGGCCTGGGGCCTGTTCCGCACACTGCCGCCGAACGTGCGCGGGCCGCTCTTCCACGTGGTGAGCCTGGCCGCGGTGGTGTTCATCACCTGGTACTTCAGCAAGCTCGGCGGGAAGGATCCGCAGGAGCGCTGGGCCTTGTGGGGGCTGCCGCTCGTGCTCGGGGGCGCCATCGGCAACTACATCGACCGCATCGCCCGGGCCTTCGTCATCGACTTCCTCGAGGCGCACTGGCACGACAAGGTGGCCTGGCCTTCCTTCAACATCGCCGACTCGGCCATCGTGGTGGGCGTGGGCCTGCTCATGGTGGACGCCTTCGTGCGCAAGGAAGAGCCCAAGCCCAAGAAGGACGCGCCGGGCGCGGCGGACGCGCGCTCCTGA
- a CDS encoding DUF6929 family protein, whose translation MLTLTPRRTLTLRAPETPGGPAHVAAASGLVRAGDWLHVVADDSLLLATFPLEGDAPGDTWRLLPGALPLEPGARKALKPDLEALCLLPGVADAPHGVLLAVPSGSARTRHQGARVALGADGRPAGPALGVDWRPVHEHLTRELGPLNIEGAAVSGGRLRLLNRGNGDAGTDAVVDLDLGRVLRALEAGQPLGGDAVRTVRRWELGRTGAVRLSFTDASPLPDGRIVFTAAAEDTRDAYQDGAVLGSAVGLLAPDGTPLFLDGVDAKVKLEGVDARVEGGRIRLLLVADADDPARAAPLFETWLPG comes from the coding sequence ATGCTCACCCTCACCCCGCGTCGCACCCTCACCCTGCGCGCGCCCGAGACCCCGGGCGGCCCCGCGCACGTGGCCGCCGCCAGTGGCCTCGTGCGCGCGGGCGACTGGCTGCACGTGGTCGCGGACGACTCGCTGCTCTTGGCCACCTTCCCCCTGGAGGGTGACGCGCCCGGGGACACGTGGCGCCTCCTGCCCGGCGCGCTGCCGCTCGAGCCCGGGGCGCGCAAGGCGCTCAAGCCGGACCTGGAGGCGCTCTGCCTCCTGCCGGGGGTGGCGGACGCGCCCCACGGGGTGCTCCTGGCGGTGCCCTCGGGCAGCGCGCGCACGCGGCACCAGGGCGCCCGGGTGGCCCTGGGCGCGGACGGCCGGCCCGCGGGGCCCGCGCTCGGCGTGGACTGGCGCCCGGTGCACGAGCACCTCACGCGGGAGCTGGGGCCGCTGAACATCGAGGGCGCGGCGGTGTCGGGCGGGCGCCTGCGCCTGCTCAACCGGGGCAACGGGGACGCGGGCACGGACGCGGTGGTGGACCTGGACCTGGGCCGGGTGCTGCGCGCGCTGGAGGCCGGACAGCCCCTGGGAGGTGACGCGGTGCGCACCGTGCGCCGCTGGGAGCTGGGCCGCACGGGCGCGGTGCGCTTGAGCTTCACGGACGCCTCGCCCCTGCCGGACGGGCGCATCGTCTTCACCGCCGCGGCCGAGGACACGCGCGATGCGTACCAGGACGGCGCCGTGCTGGGCTCGGCGGTGGGCCTGCTCGCGCCGGACGGCACCCCGCTGTTCCTCGACGGCGTGGACGCGAAGGTGAAGCTGGAGGGCGTGGACGCGCGCGTGGAGGGCGGGCGCATCCGCCTGCTGCTCGTGGCGGACGCGGATGATCCGGCCCGGGCCGCGCCCCTGTTCGAGACGTGGCTGCCGGGCTAG
- a CDS encoding MXAN_5187 C-terminal domain-containing protein: MAYESSKSSTKNQSLKPGTSAKSSAKLAANSGDTKSGLPTMSGSETTFHECDAIEAELASLKVAYEHYFLGAERMPPTKQHEDLKKRVDRLKTSFVRNTSAKFRVQSIHGKFVTYDRLWQRTMQEIENGTYKRDIAKARRRVEKAKKPAQGRPQEPMELADEDMDEVMPLSASPSKPQPHHLPSVAPVIPAVAPSIPSVAPAIPAVAPLVPAVRPLAPGIPSVAPAIPAVRPLAPGIPSVAPAIPAVRPLAARPPVAAPPRAAAPPAGRAPSASGAGDLSDDKLKTVYDAYVAAKRRNKEDTSKMSYDNIAASLRKQVPELMKQHNAKAVEFKVVIKDGKAVLKAVPK; this comes from the coding sequence ATGGCGTACGAGTCCTCGAAGTCGTCCACGAAGAACCAGAGCCTGAAGCCCGGCACCTCGGCCAAGTCCTCGGCCAAGCTGGCCGCCAACTCGGGAGACACGAAGTCCGGTCTGCCCACCATGTCGGGCAGTGAGACGACGTTCCACGAATGCGACGCCATCGAGGCGGAGCTCGCGTCGCTCAAGGTGGCCTACGAGCACTACTTCCTGGGCGCCGAGCGGATGCCGCCCACCAAGCAGCACGAGGATCTCAAGAAGCGCGTGGACCGGCTCAAGACGAGCTTCGTGCGCAACACGTCGGCCAAGTTCCGCGTGCAGTCCATCCACGGCAAGTTCGTCACCTACGATCGGCTGTGGCAGCGCACGATGCAGGAGATCGAGAACGGCACGTACAAGCGCGACATCGCCAAGGCGCGCCGCCGCGTGGAGAAGGCGAAGAAGCCCGCCCAGGGCCGTCCCCAGGAGCCGATGGAGCTGGCGGACGAGGACATGGACGAGGTGATGCCGCTCTCCGCGTCGCCGAGCAAGCCGCAGCCGCACCACCTGCCCTCGGTGGCGCCGGTCATCCCGGCGGTGGCGCCGAGCATCCCCTCGGTGGCGCCGGCCATTCCGGCGGTGGCGCCGCTCGTCCCCGCGGTGCGCCCCCTGGCGCCGGGCATCCCCTCGGTGGCACCGGCCATTCCGGCGGTGCGCCCCCTGGCGCCGGGCATCCCCTCGGTGGCGCCGGCCATCCCCGCGGTGCGCCCCCTGGCGGCCCGTCCGCCCGTCGCCGCGCCGCCCCGGGCCGCCGCGCCCCCCGCGGGGCGTGCGCCGTCGGCCTCGGGCGCGGGGGACCTGTCGGACGACAAGCTCAAGACCGTGTACGACGCGTATGTGGCGGCCAAGCGCCGCAACAAGGAAGACACGTCGAAGATGAGCTACGACAACATCGCCGCGTCGCTGCGCAAGCAGGTGCCGGAGTTGATGAAGCAGCACAACGCCAAGGCGGTGGAGTTCAAGGTCGTCATCAAGGACGGCAAGGCCGTGCTCAAGGCCGTGCCGAAGTAG
- a CDS encoding tetratricopeptide repeat protein translates to MRRSLLLVSLLLAPGCTRDGAPEHMQRARDAIFEKRPDEALVEYRKALDALRLEDSPQAPVLRARALKGAADVYWLELRKVKEAVSVYKELIAQCPEAPESQEARVVLAELLRVHFRDPRGAIDQLTAALARNPPQGAELHYQVSKLYFELQDYQQCVLEARKLSERFPTSVFVDDALFLQAQALHMQALQGGAAGTPEGSRYRQESSRTYADLLARFPDSELAPHAVFESGKLKAEAGENEKAIELWVQALKHHPEPGMVQDAIARARRRLAATTPQEIGSRVAAFAKGPTRPPRNSVEAAGGSAEEAARDHGD, encoded by the coding sequence ATGAGGCGATCGCTGCTGCTCGTGTCCCTGCTGCTCGCGCCGGGGTGTACCCGGGACGGTGCTCCCGAGCACATGCAGCGCGCCCGGGACGCCATCTTCGAGAAGCGCCCCGACGAGGCGCTCGTGGAGTACCGCAAGGCGCTGGATGCGCTGCGGCTGGAGGACTCGCCCCAGGCGCCGGTGCTCCGGGCGCGCGCGCTCAAGGGCGCCGCGGACGTGTACTGGCTGGAGCTGCGCAAGGTGAAGGAGGCGGTGAGCGTCTACAAGGAGCTCATCGCCCAGTGCCCCGAGGCGCCCGAGTCCCAGGAGGCCCGGGTGGTGCTCGCCGAGCTGTTGCGCGTGCACTTCCGCGACCCCCGCGGCGCCATCGATCAGCTCACCGCCGCGCTCGCGCGCAACCCGCCGCAGGGCGCCGAGCTGCACTACCAGGTGTCCAAGCTGTACTTCGAGCTGCAGGACTACCAGCAGTGCGTGCTGGAGGCGCGCAAGCTGTCCGAGCGCTTCCCCACCAGCGTCTTCGTGGACGACGCCCTCTTCCTGCAGGCGCAGGCGCTGCACATGCAGGCGCTGCAGGGCGGCGCCGCGGGCACGCCCGAGGGCTCGCGCTACCGCCAGGAGTCGTCGCGCACCTACGCGGACCTGCTCGCGCGCTTCCCGGACTCGGAGCTGGCGCCGCACGCCGTCTTCGAGTCGGGCAAGCTCAAGGCCGAGGCGGGCGAGAACGAGAAGGCCATCGAGCTGTGGGTGCAGGCGCTCAAGCACCACCCGGAGCCCGGCATGGTGCAGGACGCCATCGCCCGGGCGCGCCGTCGGCTCGCCGCCACCACGCCCCAGGAGATCGGCTCGCGCGTGGCGGCGTTCGCCAAGGGCCCGACGCGCCCGCCGCGCAACTCCGTGGAAGCCGCGGGCGGCTCGGCCGAGGAAGCCGCGCGCGACCACGGGGACTGA
- a CDS encoding prolipoprotein diacylglyceryl transferase: MLPVIVHFTFTPLWSQVLLYAVALAVVGGIAFNGWRGVPGAASSSRDRWQRALGYGVLALVLAGFGLRYALPPGAIPGGRGEGIPIHTYGVMLATGFLMAVTVASRLAEDEWRRLTWVADAQGGGRWVDTEGPRKREAVLDLAFYVLVGGLVGSRVLYVLVNWKDYARDWTQVFSLGGGLVFYGGLIGAALAAYVFARQNDMDFLRLADLALPTVSLGQCLGRLGCFSAGCCWGDVCAAGARFVARFPGGERAQDLFGRLTGSASLAYQSQAHDPRYVVEGTGQILHQAAPGAVRISDWVAQHGSTLPVYPTQLYESVGQLVLFVALLYARRFRRFHGQIFCLWLMCYAVLRTSVELFRGDTERGTLHGLLRSLGASGLAEAVPLEAWFNISTSQFISLCMFTFGATLLYRRIRQAGEAAGMSPTVGGTGG, translated from the coding sequence ATGCTCCCCGTCATCGTCCACTTCACCTTCACCCCGCTCTGGAGCCAGGTGCTGCTCTACGCCGTGGCGCTCGCGGTCGTGGGGGGCATCGCCTTCAACGGCTGGCGGGGCGTGCCTGGCGCGGCGTCCTCGTCCCGTGATCGCTGGCAGCGGGCGCTCGGCTATGGCGTGCTCGCGCTCGTGCTCGCGGGCTTCGGCCTGCGCTACGCCCTGCCCCCGGGCGCCATCCCCGGCGGCCGGGGCGAGGGCATCCCCATCCACACCTACGGGGTGATGCTCGCCACGGGCTTCCTCATGGCGGTGACGGTGGCCTCTCGGCTGGCCGAGGACGAGTGGCGGCGGCTCACGTGGGTGGCGGACGCACAGGGCGGGGGAAGGTGGGTGGACACGGAGGGCCCGCGCAAGCGCGAGGCGGTGCTGGACCTGGCCTTCTACGTGCTCGTGGGGGGGTTGGTGGGCAGCCGGGTGCTCTACGTGCTCGTCAACTGGAAGGACTACGCGCGCGATTGGACGCAGGTGTTCTCCCTGGGCGGGGGGCTCGTCTTCTACGGGGGCCTCATCGGCGCGGCGCTGGCGGCGTATGTCTTCGCGCGTCAAAACGACATGGACTTCCTGCGGCTGGCGGACCTGGCGCTGCCCACGGTGTCGCTCGGCCAGTGCCTGGGTCGGCTGGGGTGCTTCTCGGCGGGGTGCTGCTGGGGGGATGTGTGCGCGGCGGGGGCGCGCTTCGTGGCGCGCTTTCCCGGGGGCGAGCGGGCGCAGGACCTGTTCGGGCGGCTCACCGGCTCGGCGAGCCTCGCCTACCAGTCCCAGGCGCATGATCCGCGCTACGTGGTGGAGGGCACGGGGCAAATCCTCCACCAGGCGGCCCCGGGCGCGGTGCGCATCTCCGACTGGGTGGCCCAGCACGGCTCCACCCTGCCCGTCTACCCCACGCAGCTCTACGAGTCGGTGGGGCAGCTCGTGCTCTTCGTGGCGCTCCTCTACGCGCGGCGCTTCCGGCGCTTCCACGGGCAGATCTTCTGCCTGTGGCTCATGTGCTACGCGGTGCTGCGCACCTCGGTGGAGCTCTTCCGGGGGGACACCGAGCGCGGCACCCTGCACGGGCTGCTGCGCTCCCTGGGGGCCTCCGGGCTGGCCGAGGCCGTGCCCCTGGAGGCCTGGTTCAATATTTCGACCAGCCAGTTCATCTCCCTGTGCATGTTCACCTTCGGCGCGACTTTGCTGTACCGGCGGATCCGGCAGGCAGGCGAGGCGGCGGGCATGTCGCCGACGGTGGGTGGTACGGGAGGTTGA
- a CDS encoding KdsC family phosphatase: MNHDLESLKARVARLSVMIFDIDGTLTDGRIFWVPGSGWTQMYSVRDGMGIKRLQEAGLEVAAISGGDSLSAQMRMQSLGIKHVHFGSQDKVAHFEKLLELLQVSAEHCGYMGDEVVDLPLLRAVGFSAAPPESPDEVRAGVHYVAQRAAGFGAAREVCEFILRHRARP; encoded by the coding sequence ATGAACCACGATCTGGAGTCCCTCAAGGCCCGCGTGGCGCGCCTGTCGGTGATGATCTTCGACATCGACGGCACGCTCACCGACGGGCGCATCTTCTGGGTGCCCGGCTCCGGCTGGACGCAGATGTACAGCGTGCGCGACGGCATGGGCATCAAGCGGCTGCAGGAGGCGGGGCTGGAGGTGGCGGCCATCTCCGGCGGCGACAGCCTCTCGGCGCAGATGCGCATGCAGTCGCTGGGCATCAAGCACGTGCACTTCGGCAGTCAGGACAAGGTGGCGCACTTCGAGAAGCTGCTCGAGCTGCTCCAGGTGTCCGCCGAGCACTGTGGCTACATGGGCGACGAGGTGGTGGACCTGCCGCTGCTGCGCGCGGTGGGCTTCTCCGCCGCGCCGCCCGAGTCCCCCGACGAGGTGCGCGCGGGCGTGCACTACGTGGCACAACGGGCCGCGGGTTTTGGCGCGGCGCGTGAGGTGTGCGAGTTCATCCTGCGCCACCGCGCGCGCCCCTGA
- the hemL gene encoding glutamate-1-semialdehyde 2,1-aminomutase yields the protein MNHSQSRALFSRAQETIPGGVNSPVRAFRGVGGEPVFFKEGAGAWLTDVDNNRYVDLVGSWGPLILGHAWPPVVEAITEAARRGSTFGAPTEAEVRFAEMLCATVPSVEKVRLVSSGTEATVAAIRLARGFTGREFILKFEGCFHGAGDPFLVKAGSGVETLGLPDSPGVPAAVASLTLTAPYNDLGAVERLFTERGKDIACAIIEPVVGNMGVLIPEEGYLQGLQALCRAHGVLFVLDEVMTGFRLARGGAQEVYGLRPDLSTFGKVIGGGMPLAAYGGRRDIMSKVAPEGPVYQSGTLSGNPVAVAAGMAALQALRAPGVYERLDAIGRELEAGLRAEAEEARVPVTINRVGSMFTVFFTEGPVFDYASAKKSDTARYGRFFHEMLREGVYLPPSQFESAFLSLSINEPEVAHILRAARRALRALGTAA from the coding sequence ATGAACCACTCCCAGAGCAGGGCCCTCTTCTCCCGCGCGCAGGAGACCATCCCGGGCGGGGTGAACTCGCCGGTGCGCGCGTTTCGTGGTGTCGGTGGTGAGCCCGTCTTCTTCAAGGAAGGCGCGGGCGCATGGCTGACGGACGTGGACAACAACCGGTACGTGGACCTGGTGGGCAGCTGGGGTCCGCTCATCCTCGGCCACGCGTGGCCGCCGGTGGTGGAGGCCATCACCGAGGCGGCGCGCCGCGGCTCGACGTTCGGCGCGCCCACGGAGGCGGAGGTGCGCTTCGCGGAAATGCTCTGCGCCACGGTGCCCAGCGTGGAGAAGGTGCGCCTGGTCTCCAGCGGCACCGAGGCCACGGTGGCGGCCATCCGGCTGGCGCGAGGCTTCACGGGGCGTGAGTTCATCCTCAAGTTCGAGGGCTGTTTCCACGGCGCGGGGGACCCCTTCCTGGTGAAGGCGGGCAGCGGCGTGGAGACGCTGGGCCTGCCGGACTCGCCGGGCGTGCCCGCGGCGGTGGCGAGCCTCACGCTCACCGCGCCCTACAACGACCTGGGCGCGGTGGAGCGCCTGTTCACCGAGCGCGGCAAGGACATCGCCTGCGCCATCATCGAGCCGGTGGTGGGCAACATGGGCGTGCTCATCCCCGAGGAGGGCTACCTCCAGGGGCTCCAGGCGCTGTGCCGGGCGCACGGGGTGCTCTTCGTGCTGGACGAGGTGATGACGGGCTTCCGGCTCGCGCGCGGCGGCGCCCAGGAGGTGTACGGCCTGAGGCCGGACCTGAGCACCTTCGGCAAGGTGATTGGTGGCGGCATGCCCCTGGCGGCCTACGGCGGCCGGCGCGACATCATGTCCAAGGTGGCGCCCGAGGGGCCCGTGTACCAGTCCGGCACGCTCTCCGGGAATCCCGTGGCGGTGGCCGCGGGCATGGCGGCGCTGCAGGCCCTGCGCGCGCCGGGCGTGTACGAGCGGCTGGACGCCATCGGCCGCGAGCTGGAGGCGGGCCTGCGCGCGGAGGCCGAGGAGGCGCGGGTGCCCGTCACCATCAACCGCGTGGGCAGCATGTTCACCGTCTTCTTCACCGAGGGGCCGGTGTTCGACTACGCGAGCGCGAAGAAGAGCGACACCGCGCGCTACGGCCGCTTCTTCCACGAGATGTTGCGCGAGGGGGTGTACCTGCCGCCCAGCCAGTTCGAGTCCGCCTTCCTGTCCCTGTCCATCAACGAGCCCGAGGTGGCGCACATCCTCCGGGCCGCTCGCCGTGCGCTGCGCGCGCTTGGCACCGCCGCCTGA
- a CDS encoding serine/threonine-protein kinase has protein sequence MSFGPYTLVRRIGYGGMGEVFLAREEAPGRACVVKKVLPGLAGNANFLARFRDEARVVRRLSHPNIARVWDMGEVQGELYLAMEYVAGKTLNRLMWRLRKLGRVLSPGLALLVAERMCQGLAHAHAVTDEQGHPLHLVHRDLSTANVCISYAGEVKIIDFGAAQSSLKEAQTAPSVVMGSLAYMAPEHARKQRVDRRADVYATGVVLWELLAWQPLAQQGDVVERWRRAAYPQWTPPSAHRAGLPPALDAVVMKALSTEPEARFQDAHAFAQALCAVRESLAPGLTDADLARLMREAFAREKTVEDAVLAELVRGRPTLRRPLTERELPAFAPPTALAFEHRALDAPGDFLPSSQVELVEPAPPEAATSREVRVAFDVDLTTHETALAERSPGSGLVRAPEEARGVFSEEVPEVSEPPARTGWLALGLFLAALASGFALMWWWG, from the coding sequence GTGTCCTTTGGCCCCTACACCCTGGTGCGCCGCATCGGGTATGGGGGCATGGGCGAGGTATTCCTCGCGCGCGAGGAGGCGCCCGGCCGCGCCTGCGTGGTGAAGAAGGTGCTGCCGGGCCTGGCGGGCAACGCGAACTTCCTCGCGCGCTTTCGCGACGAGGCGCGCGTGGTGCGCCGCCTGTCCCACCCCAACATCGCCCGCGTCTGGGACATGGGCGAGGTGCAGGGCGAGCTCTACCTGGCCATGGAGTACGTGGCGGGCAAGACGCTCAACCGCCTCATGTGGCGCCTGCGCAAGCTCGGGCGGGTGCTGTCCCCGGGGCTCGCGCTGCTCGTGGCCGAGCGCATGTGCCAGGGGCTCGCCCACGCCCACGCCGTCACGGACGAGCAGGGCCACCCCCTGCACCTGGTGCACCGCGACCTGTCCACCGCCAACGTGTGCATCTCCTACGCGGGCGAGGTGAAGATCATCGACTTCGGCGCCGCGCAGTCCTCCCTCAAGGAGGCCCAGACGGCCCCCAGCGTGGTGATGGGCAGCCTCGCGTACATGGCCCCCGAGCACGCGCGCAAGCAGCGTGTGGACCGGCGCGCGGACGTGTACGCCACGGGCGTGGTGCTCTGGGAACTGCTCGCCTGGCAGCCGCTCGCGCAGCAGGGGGACGTCGTCGAGCGCTGGCGGCGCGCGGCCTACCCCCAGTGGACGCCCCCGAGCGCGCACCGCGCCGGCCTGCCCCCGGCCCTGGACGCGGTGGTGATGAAGGCGCTGTCCACCGAGCCCGAGGCGCGCTTCCAGGACGCCCACGCCTTCGCCCAGGCCCTCTGCGCGGTGCGCGAGTCCCTGGCGCCCGGCCTCACGGACGCGGACCTGGCGCGGCTCATGCGCGAGGCCTTCGCGCGCGAGAAGACCGTGGAGGACGCGGTGCTCGCCGAGCTCGTGCGCGGCCGGCCCACCCTGCGCCGCCCCCTCACCGAGCGCGAGCTGCCCGCCTTCGCGCCCCCCACCGCGCTCGCCTTCGAGCACCGCGCGCTCGACGCGCCCGGCGACTTCCTGCCCTCCTCCCAGGTGGAGCTGGTGGAGCCCGCTCCCCCCGAGGCCGCCACTTCACGCGAGGTGCGGGTCGCCTTCGACGTGGACCTCACCACCCACGAGACGGCCCTCGCCGAGCGCAGTCCGGGCTCGGGCCTGGTGCGCGCGCCCGAGGAGGCCCGGGGGGTCTTCTCGGAGGAGGTGCCCGAGGTGTCC
- a CDS encoding LysR family transcriptional regulator, with protein sequence MLGNREALWTLWEVSRAGTHAAAAARLGITASAVGQQLKALEARLGVVLFERVGRRARLTAAGEALVARLGEHLPALDAALEAAGEAQRAVRGEVSLGGPWPFFRYWLRPRLPGLLERHPELRLDVRFDVPSRVARRLLDGELDLGILGLLPEAPGLETRPVAQEGFVAVAAPAYVERWGVPRSARDFQAHRFIAFDADLAMLAPWWRAAFGARERAPERVVCRIANLDEMLALAEAGMGIAVLPDYLVEPAVRAGRVEVLEPERRSSRRPRGTLWVAWRKAAAPTARFLAVRDWLLEG encoded by the coding sequence ATGCTTGGCAATCGCGAGGCCCTGTGGACGCTGTGGGAGGTGAGCCGGGCGGGGACGCACGCCGCGGCGGCGGCGCGGTTGGGCATCACGGCCTCGGCGGTGGGGCAGCAGCTCAAGGCGCTGGAGGCGCGGCTGGGCGTGGTGCTGTTCGAGCGGGTGGGGCGGCGGGCGCGGCTCACGGCGGCGGGGGAGGCGCTGGTGGCCCGCCTGGGCGAGCACTTGCCGGCGCTGGACGCGGCGCTGGAGGCGGCGGGCGAGGCCCAGCGCGCGGTGCGGGGTGAGGTGTCGCTCGGGGGCCCGTGGCCCTTCTTCCGCTACTGGCTGCGGCCGCGGCTGCCGGGCCTGTTGGAGCGCCATCCGGAACTGCGGCTGGACGTGCGCTTCGACGTGCCGAGCCGGGTGGCGCGGCGGCTCCTGGACGGGGAGCTGGACCTGGGCATCCTCGGCCTGTTGCCGGAGGCGCCGGGGCTGGAGACGCGGCCGGTGGCGCAGGAGGGCTTCGTGGCGGTGGCGGCGCCGGCCTACGTGGAGCGGTGGGGCGTGCCCCGGAGCGCGCGGGACTTCCAGGCGCACCGCTTCATCGCGTTCGACGCGGACCTGGCGATGCTGGCGCCGTGGTGGCGCGCGGCGTTCGGGGCGCGGGAGCGGGCGCCGGAGCGGGTGGTGTGCCGCATCGCGAACCTGGACGAGATGCTGGCGCTGGCGGAGGCGGGCATGGGCATCGCGGTGCTGCCGGACTACCTGGTGGAGCCCGCGGTGCGCGCGGGGCGCGTGGAGGTGCTCGAGCCGGAGCGGCGCTCCTCGCGGCGGCCCCGGGGCACGCTGTGGGTGGCGTGGCGCAAGGCGGCGGCCCCCACGGCGCGCTTCCTCGCGGTGCGCGACTGGCTGCTGGAGGGCTAG
- the lspA gene encoding signal peptidase II: MANRFRVLLLVSLATLAVDQVTKYLAVSRLTEALDGRSGLARVEGFLSERNLDNDPPVEGAWRRSTRPYRFIEDYWHFRYVENPGAAWGLFSTLPENVRRPFFHLVSVVALGFIFSMYRQLEPGQRAARWALALVTGGALGNFVDRLVRGYVIDFIDWHWRNQPGMRWPTFNVADVAICVGVGLLLLDSFQPRRTVESVTPGGQVV, encoded by the coding sequence ATGGCGAACCGCTTTCGTGTCCTCCTCCTCGTGAGCCTCGCGACGCTCGCCGTCGACCAGGTGACCAAATATCTGGCGGTGTCCCGGCTCACCGAGGCCCTGGACGGGCGCTCGGGACTGGCGCGGGTCGAGGGCTTCTTGTCCGAGCGCAACCTCGACAATGATCCGCCGGTGGAGGGGGCCTGGCGGCGCTCCACGCGGCCCTACCGCTTCATCGAGGACTACTGGCACTTTCGCTACGTGGAGAACCCGGGCGCGGCGTGGGGCTTGTTCTCCACCCTGCCGGAGAACGTCCGGCGGCCCTTCTTCCACCTGGTGAGCGTGGTGGCCCTGGGCTTCATCTTCTCCATGTACCGGCAACTGGAGCCGGGGCAGCGGGCGGCGCGCTGGGCGCTGGCGCTCGTCACGGGCGGGGCGCTGGGCAACTTCGTGGACCGGCTGGTGCGCGGCTACGTCATCGACTTCATCGACTGGCACTGGCGCAACCAGCCCGGCATGCGCTGGCCGACCTTCAACGTGGCGGACGTGGCCATCTGCGTGGGGGTGGGCCTGCTCTTGCTGGACTCGTTCCAGCCCCGCCGAACCGTGGAATCCGTGACGCCAGGGGGGCAGGTGGTGTAA
- a CDS encoding Mut7-C RNAse domain-containing protein produces the protein MSLVTLRFHGPLNDFLSPERRGTAFPHPLPGPCSVKDLVESLGPPHPEVDAVCVDGQPVGFGHRVRPGEWLDVHPAPAPPEVPPEARLGPPPLPEPRFLLDVGLGRLAGLLRMLGFDTVWRNDFADAELARRSHDERRILLTRDLGVLKRAEVAYGYFPRETDPSRQLVEVARRHGLTACMRPFSRCMACNAPLVEAPLAEVHERVPEHVRATHTRFQRCTGCPRVFWAGSHHTRMLAVIDALRAAV, from the coding sequence GTGAGCCTCGTCACGCTGCGCTTTCACGGGCCCCTCAACGACTTCCTGTCCCCCGAGCGGCGCGGCACGGCCTTCCCCCACCCCCTGCCGGGCCCGTGCTCGGTGAAAGATCTCGTCGAGTCGCTCGGTCCCCCCCACCCCGAGGTGGATGCCGTGTGCGTGGACGGCCAGCCCGTGGGCTTCGGCCACCGCGTGCGGCCCGGGGAGTGGCTCGACGTGCACCCCGCCCCCGCGCCGCCCGAGGTGCCCCCCGAGGCCCGCCTGGGTCCCCCGCCCCTTCCCGAGCCCCGCTTCCTGCTCGACGTGGGGCTCGGACGGCTCGCGGGCCTGTTGCGCATGCTCGGCTTCGACACCGTGTGGCGCAACGACTTCGCGGACGCGGAGCTCGCCCGGCGCTCGCACGACGAGCGGCGCATCCTGCTCACCCGGGACCTGGGCGTGCTCAAGCGCGCCGAGGTCGCGTACGGCTACTTCCCCCGCGAGACGGACCCGTCGCGGCAGCTCGTGGAGGTGGCGCGGCGCCACGGGCTCACCGCGTGCATGCGGCCCTTCTCGCGCTGCATGGCCTGCAACGCGCCGCTCGTGGAGGCCCCGCTCGCGGAGGTGCACGAGCGCGTGCCCGAGCACGTCCGGGCCACGCACACCCGCTTCCAGCGGTGCACCGGCTGCCCGCGCGTCTTCTGGGCCGGCTCGCACCACACGCGCATGCTCGCCGTGATCGACGCGCTGCGCGCCGCCGTCTAG